CAGGCAGGaaggatcctttcctgctttttGGGACCTCAGCCCCATGGATGTGGCACCACCTTCATCCAGAATATCTTTCCACACCACCTCAGATATCAGCACAAATGGGATGCTTTTTCCCAAACAACGTGCTATTGTTGTTTATATGaaaagtgtttttgtttctgtctttgtatTTAAATTGGTGAGTTGATCATGTATTTATTCCCAAACTGTTGGAGGTTTACCTAGGATCCCATGTTCCCTGCAGGCAGCTTCCAGGAAGCAGAGGAGAAGAGACGTGAACAAGGACCTAGAGTCTCTCCCCCGCCCTGGAGTGTGCTCGGTGCTCAAAGACAGCAGCCTGTAGGGGTAGCTTGTGATGAAGACGATTCCCTTCATGTTTGAGGATTTTTTGAGAAAGCCAAAGTGCCTTGAATCCCCAACTGTTTCTAGTCACCCCTCTGTGCTGGCACTTTCAAATGCAAGATCTGATTTAGCTTCAAGGCTCCTGGGAATGTCAGGGAGGGGTCCCCCGGCTCCCTCCCGTGCtcattctccccttccctctgcagTGATGCTGCCCACAGTCTCAGCGAGCTGAGGATGTGCCCCTGCCTCCTGATGCCAGGCACAGTCTCCCCCGGGAGTCCCGGCTGCCTCCACACGCTGGGACTTGCCTGCACACCTTCACAGGTGCCCTTAGGCTCCCGACAGCCATGAGCTTCATGAGGGCAGGTATCAGACAAGCAACAGTGGGAGGACAAGGGCAGATGGCATTTTATTCATAAACTCTAGCTAGGATATGCACAATGCCGCACTTTCCACCTCCAAAGAGAATTCTGAGGTGTGTGAATGCAAGTTCAGTGCAGATTTTGCCACTGTGAAACTAGGGGATGTCTGTCCACCTTCCTCATGTGACTGCAGCTCTCACTCTAGGTGTTGGGGTGTCCTGCTTCTCCTAGTGTCCCCACTGTTAACACAGGGCCTtccacagagcacaggctccatgaAGGTCTGTGGAATAAATGAGCCAGAGCGGGACACTTATTACGTCAACTCAGGCTTTTTGTACTTTCTTAAATAATAACTTGAAAAACTCCAATTGAACAGAGATAGTTTAGCTGTATAAAAGGACAGAGAAGAAGTACAGAGGAACTCacctcaaatatattttatttcttaattcttaCTAAGTAATATGATATTTCCAGAATAGTTATATTCCAAGTCCATGTTATCTTGTTCAGGGTGACAAGATAAAATGAAAGTGTTTGCAATCACTTTtacaaaacagcaaaactctTCTTGAACTGGGTAAGCACAAACATACTGTGATCAACGTTACTGACATAGTTGGACACTGAGGCTTATTAAGCCTCCTATTAAAAGGAATAATATTTGAaacaattctaaaggaaacagaaatgaatCTCCATGTCATTGTAGAGAAGAGGAAGCCAAAGCTGCTACACACCTGTTCCCTCAACTGGCCCAGGCTGTCACGACTGAGAAGGCTGAATGTTCCCTCTTCCAACACAGAGGGAAGGATCAGCCTCCCTTCCTAACCCCAGGACAAGCTGCTGGATGCGGGCCTGaaaggagcctggctgctgctctggctcagggcccctcttcctcctccctcacaCCTATGCACACCGGGGTGGGAAGAACCTGGGACGCCTTCCATTGACCCTGTGCAGATAGTCCTTGACTTGCTGCTTGCTGGTCTCTGCATAGGCCCGGGGACCCCACAGGAACTCGTAACGAGCAGGGCGGCTGTAAGGCACCTGACGGTACTCCAGGTACCCTGCCTGCACCCACACTTGGGTCAGCAGCTCCTTGGGCTCCCCATAGATGCAGTGCTCTATCCCAGCAAATACCCCCATCATGCTGAGTGCTCCCCAGACCTTCTCCTCACAGAGCCGGTCCCCTGCTACGACAATCAGGCTCAGGACCGTCACCAGGAGGCCAGCCTTTGGTATGCTCTGCCCACCCCTCTGCATCTCATTGAGGgtgaggcccagggtggggaccATGACATAGATGTGCTCTCTGTCGTCCACCTCTTTCATATCCACGCCAAAGGCCAGCTGCAGGCACTGTGTGGCTTTACGGAAGACCAGTGGGAAGTGGGCCTGGTTATCCCTGAGGACCCTATTCAGCATTTCAGCCTGGAAAATCGGCTCCTTGGTGCCATACTTGACGAGCAGGAACTCCAGTAGTTCAGCCGTCATCACTTTCACAGCCTGCTTGAACAAGACCTCCGCATCCACAGCGGCAGAGGAAGATGAGTCTGGAGGGAAGGAGGCCACAGGGGTTGAGGCATCCTCCGCCTCAGCCCCCAGGAGCTGCGCCTCCACTGCGCCCTGGGCCTGGATTTGGCCCTGAAGGTCTTCCTCAGAAGTGCAGAGCTCATTCGTCGGGACCACAGGCATGATGACTGGGGTCTTGTGCCCAGTGGGGGTGTGGCACAGGGAAAATGGAGACCGCTGacctgggaaagagagagagtgtaCGGTCTCAGTTCTGAAATGCGCCACGGGTGGCTCTGACTGAGGCCGCTTCCTGGTCTTCCTTGAGGGCTGCTCTTGGGCGTTACAGGGGCGCTCCTCCTTGGTGGTCAGTCCCCTGTCAAGTGAGGAAGAGAAATTCTGGCTCAGGGTGCAGCCAGTACAGCCCGAGGTTCTGGGGCCGACAAGGTGGGGGAATTAGGGCCTTTCGAGATCCCCTCTGTTCCGGGATGGGGAAACCCTGTGCACACTCAGGACACCCACCTCACCTTGGCACTCCTGTGACCTCAACACACAGACCTCAGACCTCTGCCTTTGCCTCCTGGTTCCTGGAGCCCCTGGGACAAATGGAGGGGGCACCTCGGGGGTAGACTGTGGCACAGACCTAGGCCTTCTGTGCTCTAGGAGGGGTTGACTCTGTGAGGTCCCCCCAGATCTGGAGTGGCTAGTCCTGTCAGGACTTCAGGTTGGGGTCATCTGTGTAGGACCTACCATTGGCAGCACAAGCTGTCTCTCTCAGTGGTAGCCGAGCCAGGACTCACCAGGGCCTGGCTGTTCAGCAGAAGCCACCCACAGGCCTGCCAGTTGGTAGGGAGGGGAGTGGAACCAGGGGCATGTTTGTCAACCCATCCAAGGCCTGGCCCCCTGAAACAAGGCACCTGGCAGCAGATGGGAGCTTTTACAAGCAACCTTAAACATACTTTTCTGTACTTTCAGATAGGAGACAAACTGTGGATCCCATCTCCATCCCCTTTGCCCCTCCCCCATACTGGGCCAGGGCTGCCTCTCCACTTCACCTCTGTGACATCATGAAACAAGTAAGGAAGTGGACCACTTAATTGGCTGCCTGGCCCATGACCCAGATTCTAGAATCTCCGGACAGTACTGGACACTGAGACCCTGGTCTGAGGCCCTTCTGCCCTGAGCATTCACTGCTTGAGTAGAGAATGCTCCCGAGGTAGACTGGCTTCCCACGAGGCGCTTGCGGCTCCGCCGGCCCCATCAACTGATTGGGGACTGCCATGATTCCTTCCTGGATCCAAATGTGAATTCTCAGGGGTGGCTTTGGAGAAGAAGGGTGACCAACCCGAGAGCCCAGATGCGGGCTCCCAAGACAACCTGCCCCCACAGGGCCCAAACCCAGAAACGGCCAACGAGGATGAGAACACTGCCGTCCTCAGGCTGTCCTTCCCTAGAAGCTCTGGGTGATAGTGGAGGATGCAGCCATCACCTCTGCACTGGAACGACGAGGGAGACACGGTGGTCACCGAAGCAGATCTCTTCCAGACGGAGGTCCTGCAGTGCGGAGGTGCAGACAGGATCTTCGAGACAGACAGCATCGACTTTCATCTGCAAACTGAACCTGAATGGGTTCAGGAAAATCTGCCCTTCAGGTCACTCTGTGGGGAAGAAGAGGATGATGGTAACGTGGAAAGCCCTTCTGGGGAGACTAGACTAGACAAGCCAAGTGCTGGACTGCTTTCATTTCCCAGGAGAGCATTTTTTCTCGTGAGAGGGTGgttaaggaaagaggagaaagcaggACCTGTCATGCTCCATCAACCCCCTGACAAAGGATCCACGGGGGTGACTCCAGACCCTGAGGGGCCACCTGAAGTCAGGGGGGGCCAGGAACACCTCAAGCGAGGCTGGCCCCGAGGGAGCTCTGGGAGCACACTTACTAGGGCCTCATGAGCTGCTGGAATGAGGAGACCTTATCTCCATATTTAGGCAAGGTCCGGAcgtggtggggaggagggcggCGAGGAGCTGCTATTCTCCCCCACGATGGCTAAAGTGATTCATTTCCTTTCAGATCTATCGGAACTCCAAGTTTCAGAGAGACAAGCCTCTCCTCCTGCAGGACATCTGGAGGAAAGGTGACCCCAGAGTAACTGCTCAGCCCGCCACCAGTGCAACAGCGGccccaaagagaaagaagcaagctGTGCTGACCAGACGCTCCTAAATTCCATCACAATGAGTCCACCCAAGAGGCTGACAAGAAGGCCCAGAAAGGAATCCCAACAGCTCACAGAACCCCTGGCCTGTGCTCATTTGTGTTCTGTGGCCTTTGATCTATGGGCAGTGTAGCTTGGGGGGGCAGGGCAAACCATCTCCCCAGCGAGCAGGGTGGGCCCAGTGGAGAGGGCATGTCCAGCAATGCTCCATCTGTACCCCAGCTACTGCGGGAAGGGAGGCCGCAGGGGAACTGCCCTAGAGCCCCACAGAGTGCCCAGGTTATGGTTCGGTGATGACTATGTACAGCCCCTATTATTCCATTGTGATGGTCCTTTCAGCTGTGGCCCCAAACGAGGCCCCTgaggtggaggaggagcaggaggattCCTCAGTTTACAAGTGTGCCCTCTGTAAGCAGTTCAAGGACAATCTCAATCTCTGAGCCGCCAGGTCCCTAGGGTCACTCAAAAGCACTCTCCTgtaataaaaaaatctatttctagcTCTAATAAAGTACAGCAAAACTCCACGGGAGTAAATAAAGTATCAAATGAGAACTACGAGTCTGTGTTCTTTCTGTCTGTCCATGCTATTCAAATGGCCCTGGGTGAGCCAGATGAGACTGGAAGCCCACGCCCCAGGCAGGCCTCAAATCCAGTCCCTTTTCATCTGAAGCATCAGCATTTCACACATTCAGCCAAGAGTGTGGCTCCCGAGCCATGCGCTGAGGCCATCCCAGGACGGGCTGGTCCCTGGGCCTTGCCTGTCACACAGCAGAAGACCCAGTCTGGCTCCTGACCGTGGGGGTGTCACCTTCCATGAGTCATGCACCCTGAAGCAGAAGGGGCTCCTCCTGGGTCCGCCAACGATGCCACAAGTTTCTGGTCAGCAGCTGAGCCTCTCTAGCTCCTCATCCAGGGGCATCCCCAAGAGGCCCACTGGAAAGCAGGGTCACCCCACTCACCAAGGGCCTTGCAAAAACATGACTTTAAACCCAAACACAAGTACAAGTTTCCACAAGCTGAACACCAGCCCTTGTTGCTCTGCCCCCACAGCTGTATTTAGGAGCCTAACTCTGGATACGGAGCAGCCAGGCACCATGTTCAACACACAAGCTTTGTGAGCCAAGGTACACTTTACAGCAGGGCAAGGGTCAACTGCAAGGACAAACCACGGTCAGTTTCTGGGCCTGCTGGCCTCTCCATGTGCCAGAGTCCTAGCCAGCTGCTGACACTCAGCCTCACCCCCAGCATTCCCCCATCAGTCCCCTGGACACTGTTCCAATATCGGGGAGTTTGGACCagaacagagaggggaaaaaCACTAACCGGTTTCCTAACAACACATTTCTCTCAAGCACCCAGACCCAGCAGGGCCAAAACGAGTGGTGACATCTTTTTGTAAAGGTAAAGTCCTGGAGACTCTTGCTGAGTCCAGAGTcccggcccccggccccacaCCAAGTGGGCAGCTCACCGCAGGGTGGGGCCAATTCAGACTGAACCAGACGAGCATGTCCAGGGCATGGTGGTGACCGGATGGTGTCACCATGAGCTGGTCTCTCGGTCACCTTCCTCTCGAGAGCCCAGTCTGGACAGGCCTCCTGACCAAAGGGGGTCAGGTGCTTGGGGATGTCCACCTGGAAGATGTCCTTCCCGGCCCTCCCCAGGACGGGCTGTAGCAGCCAGCGAGGGTCGGCCAGTGCAGTCAGGTACTTCCATTGCAGGTCGGGCAGCATGGCTTGATTCTCCAGCTCCTCCACCTCATCACAACCTAAGTTTTCTGGGCACAGCAAAGTGACCCCAATCCACAGGACCTGTGTGCAAAGACAGGACATGGAAGGAGAACAAGGTGATTCACAGTCATGCCTGCTAGAGTCTAAGACTGCATCACAGAGGAGACCCAGGGTGAACTGGGTCCTCTGGCTGAGCATTTCAGGTGGGCTCACCTCAACAAAGGGCACTCGGGCTGAGGCCAAGCGAGGGAGGGAGTGAAATGAAAGGGAGAGGCCTGGTGCTCCATGAACCCACCAGGCCATGGGCACCTCTCAGTCTGCCCACTGCAGGCTGCAGGGACAGAACAGGAGGGCCCCGGTGGGGAGCCTACAGACATCAGGTCCCCAAGCGACTCACCAGCAGACAGGAGTTGCTGTGGGGCTTCACCCCTGGGCAGTCAGGGGACTTGCTCAGGCCCGGCTGCAGGCATTGGGGTTGGGGAACCCAGGCTGGGTGCTGTGCTACCTCTTATAGTCTCTGCTGGGCACAccccccgcccacacacacacagaggcaagtGCCACATGCAGACCCAGATATGCCTCTGCCTCTCAGAGCACAAATggggactgaggcccagagagggggtcAGGTACCTCAGGTCACcatttcccagcccagggaccctCATTGCCCCTCTGAAGAAacctcagccccacccctcctccccctacCAATCGgttcaacagaaaacaaatgaccACAAGCCAGCTGAGATCCAGGGCAGCACCAGGGGCCATGCGGGCAGCACGGGGCAGGGTGTCACTTGCAGGCGATCACTCCGTGGCCAAACTTTTCCCTATCCTGCAGCAAGGCCTGGATCTGGGCAGGGCTCATCCCCAGCCTCTGCTCCGGCAGCTTCTGCCAGTCCACCTCCTCCCAATCCCAGTGCCTGATGTGGACAGCCAGGGTAGAGTGCTGGGTCCACATAGCACAGGCCGCCACCACATCTCCACGGTCTTGACACCATAAGGCTGTCGGAAGGACAGACAGCCGCACTTCATCTCCCAGGGCTCCCAGAACCTCACGTGGGTGCGGAAACACAGAACCACAAAGGCCGGGAGCCTGACACAGCAGCCTCCAAGCTCACAGCCCTGAGCCGGACATCAGCCCCATGTGTCCGAGCATCCTCCAACTCTGCTGACACAgaaggggggggagggggcgggtcaCAGAGGGCTGGCTCCTTCCATCCATCTCCACACTGGCTGTTGACAGGGGTTAGCGACCCAGAGGACCCGTCCATCACATGCAGTCCGTGGGGAGGTCAGGAAGGAGGGCGGGGCAGCGGGAGAGAGGCACGTGGTGAGTTCCAAGACAGAGGCCCCCTGAGACCCTGGGAGCACTGAGGAGGGAGGGCAAGCCCCTTGGCTTCAGAGCCCAGTGGCCGGGCTCTTGTCCTCTCCCAGCACAGACAGGCACAGTCCTGGGCTTGGCTTCCCCCTGCCCAaacactgcccccaccccacctcttaACTCCCTGGCCCCATCCCTGCCCATGCTCTGCAGAGCCCCCATCTTAGCCCAGGCCTGCTGAGCACAGATCCGTACAAACCAATCTAGCCTTGGCCCTGGATGGCCCTGCCAGGTGTCTTCCCCATGCCTTTGGGAACCACGTTCCTTGCAGCCCTTCCCACACCACTGCCTCCACTGTCAGCAGATGCCCCAGCCCCCACCTAGAGcctagagaaagaatgaaagagtgCCGGAACTACTGGGATGGGTGCACTCCGTGTCATTGCCAGGGCCTGGAATGGCACCATACAGGGATTACAGAATTCAAACCTCAAATAACCCTCTAGGTTACTCTCACATCTTTCCACGGCTGAGGAGGTGCCAGGGATAGAGAGATAGCCCATGACTACAGGGGACCTGACCACATGTACCTCCTTCCTCACTTCTTTCCTTGTACCTGGAAGGGCGTCCCtgtttactggagtggggtgatggCAGGGGAACAGAGCCGCTGGCCTGAACCTCAGTAGATTCTCAGCACCTCTAGCAGGGAGCTTCTGTTTCCACGAGACTATGAGGATGGGGACATGGTCCCAGAGGCACCCAGCCTAGGGCATCCTGGGCCTTCCCTTCCCCAAGCACAGCAGACCCACAGTTCTCACAGGCCCATGAGGCCCCATATGATCCACCTCTTACCCCTGCTCTCCTCGCACCTGGATTCACTCGCAGTAGCTATAAAGGCCATCCTTCTATCCTTGGAACATTCCAGTGTGTTCCTACCTCAGAGCCTTTGTAGGGTGTGAGGAGTCACATCGTGTGCCCTCAAGTTCAGGTGCTGGAGTCTCAATCCCAAGCACCTCGGCGTGACCTTACAGACAAAGGAAAGGTCCTCACAGAGCTGATGGAGGTCCAGTGAGCTCATTAGGGTGGTCCCTCCTCTAACAAAATGGGCGTCCCCATACAAAGGACAtttagagacagacagacacacaggacAACTCCGGGTGAAGAGGAAGCCCAAGCCCATGCACGCCCACCATGGCCAGCAATGCCCCATAAGTGAGAGGGAAGAGATGGGACAGACTGTCTCCACAACCCTCACAAGAGCCAACGTCAGTTGACACCTGCACATTGGCTGCTGGCCTGCTGAACCAACACAGTTTGTAGTTTGAGCCACCCAGCCTGTGTGACCCTGACATGAAaccctttctccaaagaagaccctttctccaaagacgacacagaatgccaacaggcacatgaaaagatactcaacattctgaattattagacaaatgcaaatcaaaactccaatgaaatatcaccttgcACTGGTCAgaatgctgctaagctgctaagttgctccagccgtgtccgactctgtgcagccccatagacggcagccccccaggctcccccgtccctgggattctcctggcaagaacattggagtgggttgccatttccttctccaatgcatgaaagtgaaaagtgaaagtgaagtcgctcagtcatgcctgactcttcacgaccccatggactgcagcctaccaggctcctgtgcccatgggattttccaagtaagagtactggagtgggttgccattgccttctctgtggatggacctagagattatcatattaagtgaagtaagtcagaaagagaaagaaatattctaTGGTAAGACTTATAGGTGCAATCTAAAAAGACGatgcaaatgaaattatttacaaatcagaaagacTCAGAataaaattatggttaccaaaggggaaaagcaggggaagggataaattagaagtctgggattaacagatgcacactactacgtataaaatagTACTACTGtagcactggagaagactcttgagagccccttggacagcaaggagatcaagccagtcaatcctaaaggaaatcaaccccgaatatccGTTGAAAggatggtgctaaagctgaagctccaatactttggccacctgatgggaagagccaactcacctGGGCTTTGTCCTCTCCTGGCCTGAACCACTGCTCCTCACACTAAGTCCCAATCTCTCATAGACCCTGATGTCAGGAAGTCAGGACAGGCCTAGTGTGCTCTTCTCACCCCAGGGGCTCCCAGGGCCAACAACAGGGGCGGGGATCTATGGGCTTCCATCAGTCCTCCCTCGGGGTCCCTCCAGTCTTCCCTCAGGACCTCACCTTGTCTCCAGGTAAGACTTTGGATTCTCTCCTGTCTCCTACTAAGGCCCCAGCCCTTATACCAGGACCCCAGTCTCTCTGAGACCCAGAATGTCAGGAATTCCACTCCCTATACCAGGACCCCAGTCTCTCTGAGACCCAGAATGTCAGGAAATGCAGCATGTGCTCATCTGCCCTGTGTCCTCCCAGAGCCCACTCTGCTCTGGGGTCCAAGGTCCGCTCAGTCTTCCCTCCACATCCTCACCTTGACTCTCAAAAGAACTAAGATCTTCCCCTCTGCCCATCTGAGGCCCTGCCCCTTCTAAGAGTTGCCTAATGTCTCtgagacacagatgcagaaatcAGAACAGGCTGCCAAGTGCTCATCCCACTACCAGGATCGTCCAGGCCTGACAGCAGGGGCAGGGATCTGTGGGGTTCCTTACATCCTCCCTCAAGGACCTCATCTAGAGCCCTGGCAGATCTGGGGATGCCCTTTGTGTTGACCCGAGGCGGGACCCTCATATCAACGCTCAAGGAGCACAGGGTGGATGAGCACATGCTGCATTTCCTGACATTCGGGTCTCAGAGAAACTGGGGACCTGGGAGAGAGGGCATGTCCTCAAGTGAGCAGAGGGAAGAAGTCCAGCTCCCCTAGGGTTTCAAGATGAGGACCCTCCgggaggactgaggggacccTGGACCCCCAGTCAGAGGAGACCTCAAAGAAGCCTGTAGCTGCTATTGGCCCTTGGTGACCTTGGGGTAGGATGAGCCCAACATGCATGGTCTCACTTCCTGACATCTGGGTCTCAGACTGGGGACCTTGCATATAGGGCGGGGCCTCGGGGGGGAGCGATTCccaggtcctgctgctgctgctgctaagtcacttcagtcgtgtccgactccgtgcgaccccatagatggcagcccaccaggctcccccgtccctgggattctccaggcaagaacactggagtggcttgcgatttccttctccaatgcatgaaagtgaaaagtgaaagggtcCTGCGGGGTGTCAAATTGAGGACCCTGAGGAGGCACTAGAGGACCCTGGACCCAAGCAGAGGAGACCTCAGAGAAGCCCGTCTCTGTTGTCAGTCCAGGGCAACCGTGGGGGCAGGATGAGCACTACACGCATGCGCTGACTTCCTGCCATCCAGGTCTTCAAGAGACCGGGGTCCCGGTATAAGGGGCGGGGCTTCAGTTCCAGAGAGGCGAGAATCCAGGTCCTGCGCGGAGGCAAGGTGAGGTGTCTGAAGGAGGACTGGGGGGGACCCTGAGTGAGGACCGACAGAACCCCACAGATCCCCGCCCCTGTAGTTGGCCCTGGGACACTTTGCGGTGAGAAGAGCACACTCGGCCTGTCTGACTTCCTAACGTGCGGGTCTCAGAGAGATAGGACCTCGTGAGTGCAGCAGGGTCTCAAAATGGCGGACGGGACAGTCCCGGGTGCTGCCTGAAGTCCAGGCTCCACGCAAGGAAGGACTGAAGCGGTTAGACTCCAACACGGAGGGAGGGATCCTGGCCCTTGTGGGGGCTCTTGGAGGCCTTAGAGCGGGGTGAGCAGGGTGAGAAGTTTTTTGACATCTGGCTCAGGGACCTTGGGATGTGAGGTTTTCGGGCGGAGGGTGGAGGCTTCCGGTTGGCAGAGGCTGGACTCCCCGGACTGAGCCGATGCCTGCCCCGTGGTCAGTGCTTGGAGGCCAGGCGGGACATGAGGAGCAGCTGAGGACCAAGCATCTGCCCAGCCTAGAACGCCCGGGAGGCCCTGGGCAGGGGCGGCCAAATGTGGGGCCCCTCAGCGCTTTCTGTACAGACTCGCATCTTGTTCTGAGTTACCCTGCAGGCCCCCAAAGGGGAGGGTCCAGGCTGTGCCAGGGGAAAGGGGAGAACTACAAGGGAGCCCCGAGGGGACCTCCCATGCCACAACTGGGGGGACCTCACAGAGTCCACTCCTCCCAGCACAAAaggcccagggctgtgccacactACCCCCAAGGTGTCCCCATCATTTCTCTCACAGGAGCTCCAGGAACCAGGAGGCAAGGCAGAAGTCTGAGGCCCATGTCCTGAGGTCGGAGAGCAGAGGAGGCCCAGGCAGTACCAGGAGTGAAGGTGAGGAGGGTGCCCTGAGTGGGGCTCCCTATCCCAGAACAAAGGGGACCCCAGAAGGCCCTAATCGCCCCGCTTTGTCAGTGCCAGAAATCTCGGGCTGTGCTGACTACACCCTGGGGAGCCACTTCACTTCTTCCTTCAGGTAGCCAAGGGACTGGCTGCCCAGGATGAGCGCCCCTGTGAGGTCTGAGTGAAACCCTCAAGGGGAGACCTGTAAGT
This Budorcas taxicolor isolate Tak-1 chromosome X, Takin1.1, whole genome shotgun sequence DNA region includes the following protein-coding sequences:
- the LOC128069453 gene encoding melanoma-associated antigen 10-like, with amino-acid sequence MPVVPTNELCTSEEDLQGQIQAQGAVEAQLLGAEAEDASTPVASFPPDSSSSAAVDAEVLFKQAVKVMTAELLEFLLVKYGTKEPIFQAEMLNRVLRDNQAHFPLVFRKATQCLQLAFGVDMKEVDDREHIYVMVPTLGLTLNEMQRGGQSIPKAGLLVTVLSLIVVAGDRLCEEKVWGALSMMGVFAGIEHCIYGEPKELLTQVWVQAGYLEYRQVPYSRPARYEFLWGPRAYAETSKQQVKDYLHRVNGRRPRFFPPRCA
- the EOLA2 gene encoding LOW QUALITY PROTEIN: protein EOLA2 (The sequence of the model RefSeq protein was modified relative to this genomic sequence to represent the inferred CDS: inserted 1 base in 1 codon; substituted 1 base at 1 genomic stop codon), producing MKCGCLSFRQPYGVKTVEMWWRPVLCGXQHSTLAVHIRHWDWEEVDWQKLPEQRLGMSPAQIQALLQDREKFGHGVIACKXHPVLWIGVTLLCPENLGCDEVEELENQAMLPDLQWKYLTALADPRWLLQPVLGRAGKDIFQVDIPKHLTPFGQEACPDWALERKLTLALL